The genomic interval ATGGCGGTATCGGCGAACTTACCCGGCAACTCCCCCTTCTTATCCGCCTGGCTTTGGGGAAGTACCACGTGCACCATGCCTGCCACCCGCGCCAGAGGGTCATACAAACACACACCGATACAAGAACCCAGTCCCAGAGCAGTTAAAACGTGACCGGCACCGCGAACCACCTGCATTTCTCCCATGCCAACCGTAAGATGACTGCTCATTGCTTTAGCCCATCCCTATAGACTCGAGGATTCTCTGGATACCACCAGGCTCGGCAAGAAAGACAAATGTGCCTGAAATCAGCCCTTCGGGGTCGTAAATGTCGGTGGCAATGGTCACCGCGTAGTCGTCCAGCTTCTGCATGTTGGCGATAACCGCGCTGAGGATAGCGCAACCCATATCCACCGCCATCACAGGTGGGCTGGGCAGGAGTTGTAAACCCGTAAAATCGCTGATGGCAGTGAGGTATGCGCTCAGCATGATGTTGCCGATTTCCATCAACGCCGAGGCGGTTACTTCATCCAGATCCACCTCCGGCAATCCCAGCAACGTTCCTGCGAGGCGATGCGCGCTACCGACCTCGAAGATGAACGTGGCGTGCCCTGCCACTTCTCCGGTCACCTGCAGGTAGATGCCTGCCGTCACCTGTTCGGGGTCGCGCAAAACGCCCGACAGGTTGCTGATAGGTACGCAAACCGCCTGCGGTACGCTGATGAGAATGGTAGTGCCGATAAGGTCGGCTAAAGCCGAGGAGGCTTTGCCCATCCCAATATTCGCGATTTCACGCAGTGCGTCGTACTGCTCGTCGCTGAGGGTGAACTGTGGCTGGGCGCTCATGTTCCTACATCCCTTTTGTCGTTAGGCTATACCTATTATCGGCACTTTGTTATTTTTACTGAAGTGCGCCCAGCCTGAGGGAAAACTACTCTGGTGCGTTTCTCCACGAACGCTTTGCT from Bacillota bacterium carries:
- a CDS encoding chemotaxis protein CheC; translated protein: MSAQPQFTLSDEQYDALREIANIGMGKASSALADLIGTTILISVPQAVCVPISNLSGVLRDPEQVTAGIYLQVTGEVAGHATFIFEVGSAHRLAGTLLGLPEVDLDEVTASALMEIGNIMLSAYLTAISDFTGLQLLPSPPVMAVDMGCAILSAVIANMQKLDDYAVTIATDIYDPEGLISGTFVFLAEPGGIQRILESIGMG